Proteins found in one Bacillus subtilis subsp. subtilis str. 168 genomic segment:
- the fliW gene encoding assembly factor of the flagellum (Evidence 1a: Function from experimental evidences in the studied strain; PubMedId: 15033535, 16936039, 21895793, 27516547; Product type f: factor): MIIHTKYHGQMNIKEEQIILFESGIPGFLEEKQFVILPLSEDSPFVALQSVTSENLAFIVVSPFIFFKNYEFDLDESTAELLDIDNIQDVEVMTILTMAEPFEKSTANLLAPIIVNRKNMMAKQVVLHDSSYTTKHPIGGESC, from the coding sequence ATGATCATTCATACGAAGTACCATGGCCAAATGAACATAAAAGAAGAACAAATCATTCTTTTTGAAAGCGGGATTCCAGGCTTTTTAGAAGAAAAACAGTTCGTCATACTTCCGCTTTCAGAAGACTCTCCATTCGTGGCACTGCAGTCCGTCACTTCAGAAAATCTTGCGTTTATCGTCGTAAGTCCGTTTATCTTTTTTAAGAATTATGAATTTGATCTTGATGAATCAACTGCTGAACTTTTGGATATCGATAATATTCAAGACGTAGAAGTCATGACAATATTGACTATGGCAGAGCCATTTGAAAAGTCTACTGCGAATTTATTGGCTCCCATTATTGTGAATCGCAAGAACATGATGGCTAAGCAAGTCGTTTTACACGACTCCTCATATACGACAAAGCATCCGATTGGAGGAGAATCATGCTAG
- the yviE gene encoding hypothetical protein (Evidence 4: Unknown function but conserved in other organisms; PubMedId: 15033535): MQIPRLIMHSVQGKIGLTTTPASLKMEQPQADLEIEQPSAEMEISVTPGKLTIDQTQAWEELDRKHVFKRIEEAAQQGHEDVMEGIARTAEEGDELMKIENKGNPIASQARRNSEMHQIQLGENYAPSLSRVKIQYTPSQLDVQITPRKPVIQAEPHKPIVEYTPGNVKVDMLQYPDLNIDVEYPKESPEK; encoded by the coding sequence ATGCAGATTCCCAGATTGATTATGCATAGTGTTCAAGGAAAAATTGGTTTAACAACGACGCCTGCCAGCTTAAAAATGGAGCAGCCTCAAGCTGATCTAGAGATCGAACAGCCGAGTGCGGAAATGGAAATATCGGTGACACCTGGAAAACTCACGATTGACCAGACACAAGCATGGGAAGAATTAGACAGAAAGCATGTTTTCAAGAGAATTGAAGAAGCCGCCCAACAAGGGCATGAGGATGTAATGGAGGGAATAGCACGCACTGCAGAAGAAGGCGACGAGCTTATGAAGATTGAAAATAAGGGGAACCCAATCGCTTCACAAGCAAGGAGGAACTCTGAAATGCACCAAATTCAATTAGGCGAAAATTATGCTCCTTCTCTTTCGAGGGTGAAAATACAATATACTCCGTCACAGCTTGATGTGCAGATTACGCCGCGAAAGCCTGTTATTCAGGCTGAGCCGCATAAGCCAATTGTTGAATATACGCCAGGAAATGTTAAGGTTGACATGCTTCAATACCCTGATTTAAATATAGATGTAGAATACCCGAAAGAATCACCCGAAAAGTAA
- the flgL gene encoding flagellar hook-filament junction protein (Evidence 2a: Function from experimental evidences in other organisms; PubMedId: 2407720, 15033535, 17438286, 23874669, 24296669, 24706744; Product type s : structure), whose protein sequence is MRVTQGMIQQNSLRYIGSSYSKLDKLQSQISSGKKISKASDDPVVAMKSLKYNTQLSQVQQYKSNASQAFTWLENTETNITEGIDILSKVRELAVEAQNDTNGEPERQAIGVEVKQLKEQLLNIANTQVNGRYIFNGTNSDKPPVTDNGDGTYTISDTADVVVNISNNMSLKVNSDPKSAFGGTSESGQNVFEMLDSFEKALNSGSLDGMDSVLNDIDHFSDGMSAERSDLGARYNRLELVNTRLSAQEETATKVLSDNEDVELEEVITEFIAQQSVHRATLAVNAQIVQPTLIDFLK, encoded by the coding sequence ATGAGAGTAACACAAGGCATGATACAGCAAAACTCACTGAGATATATCGGTTCAAGCTACTCGAAGCTGGATAAACTCCAGTCGCAGATTTCTTCAGGAAAAAAAATCTCAAAAGCTTCCGACGATCCTGTAGTAGCAATGAAAAGCTTAAAGTATAATACGCAACTGTCTCAAGTGCAGCAGTACAAAAGCAATGCTTCTCAAGCCTTTACCTGGCTCGAAAACACAGAAACAAACATTACAGAAGGAATTGACATCTTGTCAAAGGTCAGAGAATTAGCGGTTGAAGCTCAAAATGATACAAACGGCGAGCCGGAGCGGCAAGCGATTGGCGTAGAGGTAAAGCAGTTAAAGGAACAGCTTTTAAATATTGCGAATACACAAGTGAACGGCAGATATATCTTTAATGGCACAAATTCAGATAAGCCTCCGGTTACAGATAACGGAGACGGAACTTATACAATTTCTGATACAGCTGATGTCGTAGTCAATATATCAAATAATATGTCATTGAAAGTGAATTCAGATCCAAAGTCAGCTTTTGGAGGCACTTCTGAAAGCGGGCAGAATGTATTTGAAATGCTTGATTCTTTTGAGAAAGCACTAAATTCTGGTTCGCTAGATGGCATGGACAGTGTTTTAAATGATATTGATCATTTTTCTGACGGCATGAGCGCTGAACGATCTGATCTTGGAGCGAGATATAATCGTCTTGAACTGGTTAATACAAGACTGTCAGCGCAAGAAGAAACAGCTACCAAAGTGTTATCAGACAATGAAGATGTAGAACTGGAAGAAGTAATAACTGAATTTATTGCGCAGCAAAGTGTGCACAGGGCTACTCTGGCCGTTAATGCGCAAATTGTTCAGCCTACATTGATTGACTTTTTAAAGTAA
- the flgK gene encoding flagellar hook-filament junction (Evidence 2a: Function from experimental evidences in other organisms; PubMedId: 2407720, 15033535, 17438286, 23874669, 24296669, 24706744; Product type s : structure) — MTSTFMGLETARRALSAQQAALSTTANNVANANTDGYTRQRVSLEATDYFPAVSKNAEKTAGQMGTGVQGKSVERIRDIFLDYQYRLQNNSAGYYDTKAKALSQMEGVLNETDDSGLNSVLNSFWNSLQELSNNTNEESARSVVARKGQAVAETFNYISESLTNVQSNLKAELNTTVLDVNSLLSQLNSLNKQIAQVEPVGLLPNGLYDQRDLLIDKLSSMVDIKVSYNKSGGNALASAEGTVSIEILDKNKQSLGTVLDGKNYEVSELAANYDNETGLVSSISIGDTAVQAESFSSKGSLLGFIESYGYITADGQEKGVYPEMLSDLDNMALEFAKAFNEVHRNGVTKSGEQGGDFFDFTGGETEPAKGAAGKIKVADSIIDSKGANIAFSLTGAANDNANATKLANVLTGKITINGKETSVLDYYAGLIGELGIEAQEANRLASNTETQLNDADINRQQMSAVSLDEEMTNMIQFQHAYNAAARMVTLQDELLDKVINGMGVGGR; from the coding sequence ATGACATCTACCTTTATGGGGCTTGAAACTGCAAGGCGGGCGTTAAGCGCTCAGCAGGCAGCGTTAAGCACTACTGCAAATAACGTGGCAAATGCCAATACTGATGGTTATACAAGACAGCGGGTCTCATTGGAGGCAACTGACTATTTCCCTGCTGTATCTAAAAATGCAGAAAAAACAGCGGGACAAATGGGTACGGGCGTTCAAGGAAAATCAGTTGAGAGAATAAGAGATATCTTTCTTGACTACCAATACCGTCTTCAAAACAACAGTGCCGGATACTATGACACGAAGGCAAAAGCGCTGTCCCAAATGGAAGGCGTTTTAAATGAAACGGATGACAGCGGCTTGAACAGTGTGCTCAATTCGTTTTGGAATTCCCTGCAGGAATTATCGAATAATACAAATGAAGAAAGTGCACGTTCTGTTGTTGCTCGAAAAGGACAAGCTGTAGCTGAAACGTTTAATTATATTTCTGAATCACTTACAAATGTCCAATCGAATTTAAAAGCAGAGCTAAATACAACTGTGTTGGATGTCAATTCTCTGCTTTCTCAGTTAAACAGTTTAAATAAGCAAATTGCACAAGTAGAGCCGGTCGGGCTTCTTCCGAATGGCTTATATGACCAGCGAGATTTGCTGATCGATAAATTATCCTCAATGGTTGATATCAAAGTCAGCTACAACAAATCAGGCGGGAATGCACTTGCATCTGCTGAAGGAACTGTATCAATTGAAATCCTTGATAAAAATAAACAGTCGCTAGGAACTGTTTTGGACGGTAAAAATTACGAGGTTTCAGAACTTGCAGCCAACTATGATAATGAAACTGGGTTAGTATCAAGTATTTCAATCGGGGATACAGCTGTACAGGCGGAGTCCTTTAGCAGCAAGGGATCCCTTTTAGGGTTTATAGAGTCTTATGGGTATATAACAGCAGATGGCCAAGAAAAGGGCGTATACCCGGAAATGCTTTCTGATCTTGACAATATGGCGCTTGAATTCGCGAAAGCTTTCAATGAAGTGCACAGAAATGGTGTGACCAAGAGCGGTGAACAAGGCGGAGACTTTTTTGATTTTACTGGCGGTGAAACTGAACCTGCCAAGGGCGCGGCGGGCAAGATCAAAGTGGCTGACAGCATAATAGATTCAAAAGGCGCAAACATTGCTTTCTCACTGACTGGCGCAGCCAACGATAACGCAAATGCTACAAAATTAGCAAATGTTTTAACCGGTAAAATAACCATTAACGGTAAAGAAACTAGTGTTTTAGATTATTATGCGGGTCTGATTGGCGAGCTAGGGATCGAAGCTCAAGAGGCTAATCGACTGGCGTCTAATACAGAAACACAGCTGAATGATGCTGACATAAACCGTCAGCAAATGAGCGCAGTTTCTTTAGACGAAGAAATGACGAATATGATTCAATTCCAACACGCATACAATGCAGCTGCAAGAATGGTGACTTTACAAGACGAATTGCTTGATAAAGTGATCAACGGCATGGGTGTTGGAGGAAGGTAG
- the flgN gene encoding factor required for flagellar based motility (Evidence 1a: Function from experimental evidences in the studied strain; PubMedId: 24706744; Product type f: factor) — protein sequence MSAKAIIEQLKRLCVLHEHLLTLSEEKTEALKAGKTKELSNILTKEQKYIQAITQTEDDRIKTTSAFLGYSENNTISACIAKTSGSEKEELEQLYESLSQVLGRLKKVNEMNRQLTRDALQFISISYDMLVPKENNFNYSKSIKAELPKSSKMKLFDSKA from the coding sequence ATGTCAGCGAAGGCAATTATTGAACAATTGAAGCGACTTTGCGTTCTGCATGAGCACCTGCTCACGCTGTCTGAAGAAAAGACGGAAGCGCTCAAAGCCGGCAAAACAAAAGAGCTTTCTAACATTTTGACAAAAGAGCAAAAATATATTCAAGCAATCACGCAGACAGAAGATGACCGGATCAAAACAACTTCGGCCTTTCTCGGATATAGCGAAAATAATACTATTTCCGCATGTATCGCCAAAACCTCAGGCAGTGAAAAGGAAGAGCTGGAACAACTATACGAATCTCTTTCTCAAGTTCTCGGACGTCTGAAAAAAGTAAATGAGATGAATAGGCAGCTGACAAGAGACGCGCTGCAATTCATCTCTATTTCGTACGATATGCTGGTTCCTAAGGAAAATAACTTCAATTACAGCAAATCAATTAAAGCTGAGCTGCCGAAAAGTAGCAAAATGAAACTGTTTGATTCAAAAGCTTAG
- the flgM gene encoding anti-sigma factor repressor of sigma(D)-dependent transcription (Evidence 1a: Function from experimental evidences in the studied strain; PubMedId: 10207036, 10322161, 14762011, 16673084, 21736639, 22720735, 25313396; Product type r: regulator): MKINQFGTQSVNPYQKNYDKQAVQKTVAQPQDKIEISSQAKEMQHASDAVTGSRQEKIAQLKAQIENGSYKVDANHIAKNMINFYKKQ, translated from the coding sequence ATGAAAATCAATCAATTTGGAACACAATCCGTTAATCCATATCAAAAAAATTATGATAAGCAAGCGGTGCAAAAAACTGTTGCACAACCTCAAGATAAAATTGAAATTTCATCACAGGCTAAAGAAATGCAACATGCATCCGACGCAGTCACTGGTTCACGACAGGAAAAAATTGCGCAGCTTAAAGCGCAAATTGAAAACGGGTCATACAAAGTAGACGCAAATCATATTGCGAAAAATATGATTAATTTTTATAAAAAGCAATAA
- the yvyF gene encoding putative transcriptional regulator of flagella formation (Evidence 3: Putative function from multiple computational evidences; PubMedId: 9696775; Product type r: regulator) encodes MGELANCPKCNALFLKTKLQTVCQACIKEEEKSFETVYKFLRKQENRQSTLSRITEETGVEEELILKFIRQKRIQITHLPNLAYPCERCGTSIREGKFCKACQSDIKDQMDHLNHEDALKIEKENSKKDTYYAYNTKNS; translated from the coding sequence ATGGGAGAACTGGCTAATTGTCCGAAATGCAATGCTTTATTTTTAAAAACAAAGCTGCAAACCGTATGTCAGGCGTGTATTAAGGAAGAAGAAAAATCATTTGAGACTGTCTATAAATTTTTAAGAAAACAGGAAAACCGGCAATCAACTTTGAGCCGGATAACTGAGGAAACAGGTGTGGAAGAAGAGCTGATATTGAAATTCATCAGGCAGAAGCGAATTCAGATCACTCATCTTCCTAATTTGGCATACCCTTGTGAAAGGTGCGGGACATCGATTAGAGAAGGCAAGTTCTGCAAGGCTTGCCAGTCTGATATTAAGGATCAAATGGATCATTTGAACCACGAGGATGCTCTGAAAATCGAGAAAGAAAATAGTAAAAAAGACACATACTATGCCTATAATACCAAAAACAGCTGA
- the comFC gene encoding component of the DNA transport apparatus (Evidence 1a: Function from experimental evidences in the studied strain; PubMedId: 8045879, 8412657, 16009133, 28618091; Product type t: transporter), protein MSNEAGGGIHKLICLLCDSQFSQDVTWRALFLLKPDEKVCYSCRSKLKKITGHICPLCGRPQSVHAVCRDCEVWRTRIRDSLLLRQNRSVYTYNDMMKETLSRFKFRGDAEIINAFKSDFSSTFSKVYPDKHFVLVPIPLSKEREEERGFNQAHLLAECLDRPSHHPLIRLNNEKQSKKKKTERLLSECIFDTKNNSAEGMNIILIDDLYTTGATLHFAARCLLEKGKAASVSSFTLIRS, encoded by the coding sequence ATGTCAAACGAAGCAGGAGGAGGCATTCATAAACTGATCTGTTTATTATGTGATTCGCAATTTTCTCAAGATGTTACATGGAGAGCCCTTTTTTTACTAAAGCCTGATGAAAAGGTTTGTTATTCTTGCAGAAGCAAATTAAAGAAAATCACAGGACATATCTGCCCCCTGTGCGGCAGACCTCAATCTGTTCATGCCGTATGCAGGGATTGCGAGGTGTGGAGAACAAGGATCAGAGACAGTTTGCTATTGCGTCAAAACCGTTCAGTTTACACATATAATGATATGATGAAAGAAACGCTCTCCCGTTTTAAATTTAGAGGAGATGCAGAAATCATAAATGCATTTAAAAGTGATTTTTCTTCAACCTTTTCTAAGGTTTACCCCGATAAGCATTTTGTTCTTGTACCTATTCCGCTGAGCAAGGAACGGGAAGAAGAGCGCGGATTTAACCAGGCACATCTCTTGGCAGAATGTTTAGACCGGCCTTCCCACCATCCCCTCATTCGCCTGAATAATGAGAAACAGTCAAAGAAAAAGAAAACAGAACGCCTGCTGTCAGAGTGCATTTTTGATACAAAAAATAATTCAGCAGAAGGTATGAATATCATTTTAATAGACGATCTTTATACAACAGGCGCCACCTTGCACTTCGCAGCCCGCTGCTTATTAGAAAAAGGAAAAGCCGCTTCAGTGTCATCTTTTACCTTGATCAGAAGCTAA
- the comFB gene encoding regulator of competence, pole located (Evidence 1a: Function from experimental evidences in the studied strain; PubMedId: 8045879, 8412657, 16009133, 25423369; Product type r: regulator), whose product MLVNSKEIVMKELLDRYMDQLHMACTCQVCQNDVLALSLNKVSPSYVTDFKKIAYTKAELVDKQKNTAMLVILAESAAVVSESPSDLCQTKQEEAFIN is encoded by the coding sequence ATGCTTGTCAATTCAAAAGAAATCGTAATGAAAGAACTGCTCGACCGATATATGGACCAGCTTCATATGGCCTGTACTTGCCAAGTATGCCAAAACGATGTATTGGCACTTTCTTTAAACAAAGTGAGTCCATCCTACGTTACTGATTTTAAAAAGATCGCATATACGAAAGCTGAGCTGGTAGATAAACAAAAAAACACAGCAATGCTTGTCATTTTGGCTGAATCTGCTGCAGTAGTTTCAGAGAGTCCAAGCGATTTATGTCAAACGAAGCAGGAGGAGGCATTCATAAACTGA
- the comFA gene encoding ATP-dependent helicase competence protein (Evidence 1a: Function from experimental evidences in the studied strain; PubMedId: 8045895, 11359569, 12123453, 16009133, 21397556, 28559293; Product type e : enzyme), with amino-acid sequence MNVPVEKNSSFSKELQQTLRSRHLLRTELSFSDEMIEWHIKNGYITAENSISINKRRYRCNRCGQTDQRYFSFYHSSGKNKLYCRSCVMMGRVSEEVPLYSWKEENESNWKSIKLTWDGKLSSGQQKAANVLIEAISKKEELLIWAVCGAGKTEMLFPGIESALNQGLRVCIATPRTDVVLELAPRLKAAFQGADISALYGGSDDKGRLSPLMISTTHQLLRYKDAIDVMIIDEVDAFPYSADQTLQFAVQKARKKNSTLVYLSATPPKELKRKALNGQLHSVRIPARHHRKPLPEPRFVWCGNWKKKLNRNKIPPAVKRWIEFHVKEGRPVFLFVPSVSILEKAAACFKGVHCRTASVHAEDKHRKEKVQQFRDGQLDLLITTTILERGVTVPKVQTGVLGAESSIFTESALVQIAGRTGRHKEYADGDVIYFHFGKTKSMLDARKHIKEMNELAAKVECTD; translated from the coding sequence GTGAATGTGCCAGTTGAAAAAAACAGTTCCTTTTCAAAAGAATTGCAGCAGACGCTTCGAAGCCGTCATTTGCTCAGGACTGAGCTCTCATTTTCCGATGAGATGATTGAATGGCATATCAAGAATGGATATATCACTGCTGAAAATTCTATATCCATAAATAAACGGAGATATAGATGTAATAGGTGCGGACAAACTGATCAGCGGTATTTTTCTTTTTATCACTCATCTGGAAAGAATAAGCTGTATTGCCGTTCCTGTGTCATGATGGGCAGAGTGAGTGAGGAGGTTCCTTTATATTCATGGAAAGAGGAAAATGAATCAAACTGGAAGTCTATTAAGCTGACATGGGATGGCAAGCTTTCAAGCGGACAGCAAAAAGCCGCCAATGTTTTAATTGAAGCAATATCAAAAAAAGAAGAGCTCCTCATCTGGGCGGTTTGCGGCGCTGGCAAAACAGAAATGCTGTTTCCTGGTATAGAATCAGCGTTAAATCAAGGACTGCGTGTATGTATTGCAACACCTCGCACCGATGTTGTATTAGAGCTTGCTCCAAGACTCAAGGCTGCCTTTCAGGGTGCTGACATTTCAGCGCTTTACGGAGGAAGCGATGACAAAGGGCGGCTATCTCCGCTTATGATTTCCACTACGCATCAGCTTTTGCGATATAAAGATGCAATCGATGTTATGATCATTGATGAAGTTGACGCTTTTCCATATTCTGCTGATCAAACCCTTCAATTCGCTGTTCAAAAAGCAAGAAAGAAAAACAGCACCCTCGTTTATTTAAGTGCAACACCTCCTAAAGAATTAAAAAGAAAAGCACTGAACGGACAGTTACATTCAGTTCGCATCCCCGCAAGACACCACCGGAAACCTTTACCCGAACCGCGCTTTGTATGGTGTGGAAACTGGAAGAAGAAATTAAACCGAAATAAAATTCCGCCAGCGGTGAAAAGATGGATAGAGTTTCATGTAAAAGAAGGGAGGCCTGTTTTTTTATTCGTTCCTTCCGTTTCTATTCTGGAAAAGGCTGCTGCGTGCTTTAAAGGTGTTCATTGCCGAACCGCATCTGTGCACGCGGAAGACAAGCATAGAAAGGAGAAAGTGCAGCAATTCAGAGATGGTCAGCTCGATCTATTAATCACAACAACAATACTGGAAAGAGGCGTCACAGTCCCCAAGGTGCAAACGGGTGTACTAGGAGCGGAATCGTCTATCTTTACGGAAAGCGCACTTGTTCAAATTGCAGGAAGAACCGGCCGGCATAAAGAATATGCGGACGGCGATGTCATTTACTTTCACTTCGGCAAAACAAAGAGTATGCTCGATGCAAGAAAGCATATAAAAGAAATGAATGAATTGGCAGCAAAAGTTGAATGTACAGACTAG
- the fakBA gene encoding fatty acid kinase fatty acid binding subunit A (Evidence 1a: Function from experimental evidences in the studied strain; PubMedId: 3926750, 17114254, 19390149, 22720735, 25002480, 26774272, 27435445; Product type e: enzyme) — protein MNIAVVTDSTAYIPKEMREQHQIHMIPLQVVFREETYREEIELDWKSFYEEVKKHNELPTTSQPPIGELVALYEELGKSYDAVISIHLSSGISGTFSSAAAADSMVDNIDVYPFDSEISCLAQGFYALKAAELIKNGASSPEDIIKELEEMKKTVRAYFMVDDLAHLQRGGRLSSAQAFIGSLLKVKPILHFDNKVIVPFEKIRTRKKAISRIYELLDEDASKGLPMRAAVIHANREEEAAKIIEELSAKYPHVEFYNSYFGAVIGTHLGEGALGICWCFK, from the coding sequence ATGAATATTGCAGTCGTAACAGACAGCACGGCATATATTCCGAAAGAAATGCGTGAACAACATCAGATACATATGATCCCTCTCCAGGTTGTTTTTAGGGAGGAGACTTACCGTGAAGAAATTGAGTTGGACTGGAAAAGCTTTTATGAAGAAGTGAAAAAACATAATGAGCTCCCGACGACTTCTCAGCCGCCAATCGGCGAGCTGGTTGCGTTGTATGAAGAGCTTGGCAAGTCTTATGATGCGGTTATCAGTATCCATCTTTCCAGCGGGATCAGCGGAACATTCAGCAGTGCAGCAGCGGCTGATTCGATGGTCGACAATATTGATGTGTATCCATTTGACTCAGAGATCAGCTGCTTGGCTCAAGGCTTTTATGCCCTTAAAGCTGCTGAATTAATCAAAAACGGAGCATCATCGCCGGAAGATATTATAAAAGAACTGGAAGAAATGAAAAAAACAGTTCGAGCTTATTTTATGGTAGATGACTTAGCCCATCTTCAGCGCGGCGGGCGATTAAGCAGCGCCCAAGCCTTCATTGGTAGTCTTCTAAAGGTAAAGCCTATCCTTCATTTTGACAATAAGGTAATTGTGCCTTTTGAGAAGATTCGCACACGTAAAAAAGCAATTTCGCGAATTTATGAGCTTTTAGACGAAGATGCGAGTAAAGGGTTGCCTATGCGAGCTGCTGTTATCCACGCTAATCGAGAGGAAGAAGCAGCGAAAATCATTGAAGAGCTTTCTGCAAAATATCCTCATGTTGAATTTTATAACAGCTATTTTGGCGCGGTAATCGGCACTCATTTGGGTGAAGGTGCGTTAGGAATTTGCTGGTGTTTTAAATAA
- the degU gene encoding two-component response regulator (Evidence 1a: Function from experimental evidences in the studied strain; PubMedId: 10908654, 11557812, 12471443, 12950930, 14563871, 15342569, 15598897, 17590234, 17827323, 21736639, 22677979, 24847778, 25288929, 25880922, 25887289, 27920766; Product type r : regulator) — protein MTKVNIVIIDDHQLFREGVKRILDFEPTFEVVAEGDDGDEAARIVEHYHPDVVIMDINMPNVNGVEATKQLVELYPESKVIILSIHDDENYVTHALKTGARGYLLKEMDADTLIEAVKVVAEGGSYLHPKVTHNLVNEFRRLATSGVSAHPQHEVYPEIRRPLHILTRRECEVLQMLADGKSNRGIGESLFISEKTVKNHVSNILQKMNVNDRTQAVVVAIKNGWVEMR, from the coding sequence GTGACTAAAGTAAACATTGTTATTATCGACGACCATCAGTTATTTCGTGAAGGTGTTAAACGGATATTGGATTTTGAACCTACCTTTGAAGTGGTAGCCGAAGGTGATGACGGGGACGAAGCGGCTCGTATTGTTGAGCACTATCATCCTGATGTTGTGATCATGGATATCAATATGCCAAACGTAAATGGTGTGGAAGCTACAAAACAGCTTGTAGAGCTGTATCCTGAATCTAAAGTAATTATTCTATCAATTCACGATGACGAAAATTATGTAACACATGCCCTGAAAACAGGTGCAAGAGGTTATCTGCTGAAAGAGATGGATGCTGATACATTAATTGAAGCGGTTAAAGTAGTGGCTGAGGGCGGATCTTACCTCCATCCGAAGGTTACTCACAACCTCGTTAACGAATTCCGCCGCCTTGCAACAAGCGGAGTTTCTGCACACCCTCAACATGAGGTTTACCCTGAAATCCGCAGACCATTACATATTTTAACTAGGCGGGAATGTGAAGTGCTGCAGATGCTTGCAGACGGAAAAAGCAACCGCGGTATTGGTGAATCATTGTTTATCAGTGAGAAAACCGTTAAAAACCATGTCAGCAATATTTTACAAAAAATGAATGTAAACGACCGGACGCAAGCCGTTGTGGTCGCCATTAAAAATGGCTGGGTAGAAATGAGATAG